The following are encoded in a window of Maylandia zebra isolate NMK-2024a linkage group LG5, Mzebra_GT3a, whole genome shotgun sequence genomic DNA:
- the r3hdm2 gene encoding R3H domain-containing protein 2 isoform X14 produces MSVSLTTDIQQEGESGPLIEPCSRGKTSPQPQGTKEGTGESLEPDDSSPQDAQKRAPNHSHGRKRAKSNAKLKLVRSLAVCEESSGPFSNDGPPESDIIQLHISCPSDKEEEKSSKDEYENEEEKKDKTPRKMLSRDSSQEYTDSTGIDVHEFLVNTLKNNPRDRMMLLKLEQDILEFINDDNNQYKKFPQMTSYHRMLLHRVAAYFGMDHNVDQTGKAVIINKTGNTRIPEQRFSEHIKDERNMDFQKKFILKRDDASMDKDDNQIRVPLQDGRRSKSIEEREEEYQRVRDRIFAREVSFFLQSSQNGYINDNRNRESSSRASSSRQSSTDSDMKCLEPRPWSSTDSDSSNRTLRPPVTKASSFSGISILTRGDSLGSNKGSQGSCKGSRSGLPLVSPDVCPPPAASQSSRSLLPCPSQQPQQPQPQAPPQTALLPTPPQHPMSNHMIAQGEELAPQFTQMTLSRQGSSENPEPPPMYQATPPVLPQHPPPQTGYIMATTGQPLPPPSGYQPTTGHPHPPPPPPPPSQPVMQAAPPPQGYMQPPPPQQIQVSYYPPGQYPSSGQQYRVPQPMSHQVSYPTQRTQPMPQPAQQSGLQTMMPSQQPSYQGMMGVQQPQNPGLLNSQRAGMGGQMQSIMVQYPQMPSYQVPVGNENQQVVQQQYQQQVMVPVSQSVQGPMPVYYSVITPTQQNSTSPSVGYLQPPSSEQYQITQSPSPCNPPQLQQQYSGVPPPGPGVMVMQLSVPNGPQPSQNPPLVQWNPCKYYSIEQRASKPGELYKPDNTPQASTQLTSPLASPTQSPTPSPSGSVNSVCPGLGPLPLISQFPRPGGPAQGDGRYSLLGQPLQYSLCPPHLMHGQSSYSSHQGQGVMKHGARGKKQTLKAASTDLGTTDVVVSRVLEVTDLPEGITRPEAEKLFNQLSLCGAKIQWLKEPQGGRGGAGGCGPCPGAGPSGPGATAGPGASMGAGGAKGDGNDPAHLYTVVAVFPNTMAAQSASFKLNNSGASLFKLRAAKKNYDLRVLERASSQ; encoded by the exons ATGTCAGTGAGCCTGACAACGGACAtccagcaggagggagagagtggGCCACTTATTGAGCCCTGCAGTCGAGGCAAGACCTCCCCTCAACCACAGGGCACCAAAGAAGGAACTGGAGAGAGCCTGGAGCCGGATGATAGCTCTCCACAGGATGCACAG AAGCGGGCTCCTAACCACAGCCATGGAAGGAAAAGGGCCAAG TCTAATGCCAAACTGAAGCTGGTACGAAGTCTtgcagtgtgtgaagagtcCTCCGGTCCGTTTTCCAATGATGGACCACCAGAATCG GATATCATCCAGCTTCACATCAGCTGTCCATCTgacaaagaggaggagaagtCCTCGAAGGACGAGTATGAAaatgaagaggagaagaaggacAAGACTCCCCGAAAGATGCTGTCACGTG actCCAGTCAGGAATATACTGACTCCACAGGCATCGACGTTCACGAGTTTCTGGTCAACACACTGAAAAACAATCCCAG GGATCGAATGATGCTGCTTAAACTGGAACAAGATATCCTGGAGTTCATTAATGACGACAA TAACCAGTATAAGAAGTTTCCACAAATGACTTCTTATCATCGTATGCTGCTGCACCGTGTGGCTGCCTACTTTGGCATGGACCATAATGTGGATCAGACGGGAAAGGCTGTCATCATCAACAAGACGGGCAACACACGCAT CCCAGAACAAAGGTTCTCTGAACACATCAAGGATGAACGCAACATGGACTTCCAGAAGAAGTTCATCCTTAAGAGAGATGATGCTAGCATGGACAAAGATGATAATCAG ATCCGCGTGCCGCTGCAGGACGGGCGGCGTAGCAAGTCCATTGAAGAGCGAGAGGAAGAATATCAGCGGGTACGAGACCGGATCTTTGCCCGAGAA GTGTCCTTTTTTTTACAGTCTTCTCAAAATGGATACATCAATGACAACAG AAACCGCGAGAGCTCCAGCCGGGCATCAAGCAGCCGTCAAAGCAGCACGGACAGTGACATGAAGTGCCTGGAGCCAAGGCCTTGGAGCAGCACCGACTCAGACAGCTCTAACCGCACTCTCCGGCCACCCGTCACTAAGGCCAGCAGCTTCTCTGGTATCTCCATCCTTACCAGGGGGGATAGCCTTGGCAGCAACAAAGGCTCGCAAGGGAGCTGCAAAGGCTCTCGCTCTG GCCTTCCCCTAGTCAGCCCTGATGTATGTCCTCCACCTGCAGCCTCCCAGTCCAGCCGTAGTCTGCTACCCTGCCCATCTCAACAGCCACAGCAGCCACAGCCCCAGGCTCCACCTCAGACTGCCCTGCTGCCCACACCGCCTCAGCACCCTATGAGCAACCACATGATTGCTCAG GGAGAAGAGCTGGCACCCCAGTTCACACAGATGACACTGAGTCGGCAGGGCTCCAGTGAGAACCCCGAGCCTCCCCCGATGTATCAGGCTACTCCTCCAGTGCTGCCGCAGCACCCCCCACCTCAGACCGGCTACATTATGGCTACTACGGGTCAACCTTTGCCACCTCCGTCTGGTTACCAGCCCACCACTGGACACCCCCATCCTCCACCTCCACCGCCTCCTCCATCCCAGCCTGTCATGCAGGCCGCACCACCTCCACAAGGCTACATGCAGCCCCCTCCACCTCAGCAG ATACAAGTCTCATACTACCCTCCTGGTCAGTATCCAAGCTCAGGCCAGCAGTACCGTGTGCCCCAGCCAATGTCCCACCAGGTGTCTTACCCAACCCAACGCACACAACCCATGCCTCAGCCAGCACAGCAGTCAG GTCTTCAGACCATGATGCCCAGCCAGCAGCCGAGTTACCAGGGCATGATGGGTGTGCAACAACCCCAAAATCCTGGACTGCTCAATTCACAGAGAGCAGGAATGGGAGGACAAATGCAGAGTATAATGGTTCAGTACCCACAGATGCCATCATATCAG GTACCTGTGGGTAATGAAAATCAGCAGGTGGTGCAGCAGCAGTACCAGCAGCAGGTCATGGTTCCAGTCAGCCAGTCTGTCCAGGGGCCCATGCCTGTTTACTACAGTGTTATCACACCCACACAGCAGAATAGCACAAG TCCATCAGTAGGTTACCTGCAGCCCCCCAGCTCTGAGCAGTATCAGATAACACAGTCACCATCCCCCTGCAACCCTCCACAGTTGCAGCAGCAATATTCAG GAGTACCACCTCCTGGGCCTGGGGTGATGGTCATGCAGCTCAGTGTCCCCAATGGACCGCAGCCTTCCCAGAACCCCCCTCTTGTCCAGTGGAACCCTTGCAAGTACTACAGCATAGAGCAAAGGGCAAGCAAGCCAGGCGAGCTCTACAAACCTGACAACACTCCACAG GCCAGTACTCAACTGACGAGTCCCCTGGCCTCTCCCACTCAGTCTCCCACCCCGTCACCTTCTGGCAGCGTCAACAGTGTCTGTCCAGGCCTGGGACCATTACCCCTCATTTCCCAGTTTCCTCGGCCAGGAGGGCCAGCTCAAG GTGATGGTCGCTACTCTCTTTTGGGGCAGCCCCTCCAGTATAGTCTGTGTCCCCCACACCTCATGCACGGTCAGTCCTCCTACAGCTCTCATCAG GGCCAAGGAGTAATGAAACACGGAGCAcgagggaaaaaacaaacactcaaaGCTGCATCAACAGATCTTGGTACCACTGATGTAG TGGTGAGTCGAGTACTCGAGGTGACAGACCTGCCGGAGGGGATCACACGTCCAGAGGCTGAAAAGCTCTTCAACCAGCTGTCGCTGTGCGGTGCCAAGATCCAGTGGCTGAAGGAGCCCCAAGGAGGCCGAGGAGGAGCAGGGGGCTGCGGCCCCTGTCCTGGTGCTGGGCCTTCAGGGCCAGGAGCAACAGCAGGCCCCGGAGCTAGCATGGGAGCTGGGGGAGCGAAGGGCGACGGAAACGACCCAGCTCACCTCTACACAGTAGTGGCAGTGTTCCCCAACACCATGGCTGCCCAGAGTGCTTCCTTCAAACTTAACAACAGTGGGGCCAGCCTCTTCAAACTGAGGGCCGCCAAAAAGAACTATGACCTGCGCGTGCTGGAGAGAGCCAGTTCTcagtga
- the r3hdm2 gene encoding R3H domain-containing protein 2 isoform X9 → MSVSLTTDIQQEGESGPLIEPCSRGKTSPQPQGTKEGTGESLEPDDSSPQDAQKRAPNHSHGRKRAKSNAKLKLVRSLAVCEESSGPFSNDGPPESDIIQLHISCPSDKEEEKSSKDEYENEEEKKDKTPRKMLSRDSSQEYTDSTGIDVHEFLVNTLKNNPRDRMMLLKLEQDILEFINDDNNQYKKFPQMTSYHRMLLHRVAAYFGMDHNVDQTGKAVIINKTGNTRIPEQRFSEHIKDERNMDFQKKFILKRDDASMDKDDNQIRVPLQDGRRSKSIEEREEEYQRVRDRIFAREVSFFLQSSQNGYINDNRNRESSSRASSSRQSSTDSDMKCLEPRPWSSTDSDSSNRTLRPPVTKASSFSGISILTRGDSLGSNKGSQGSCKGSRSGLPLVSPDVCPPPAASQSSRSLLPCPSQQPQQPQPQAPPQTALLPTPPQHPMSNHMIAQPVASLQPSQPVSYSSPSCPQVLLPVSPPQQYTMGEELAPQFTQMTLSRQGSSENPEPPPMYQATPPVLPQHPPPQTGYIMATTGQPLPPPSGYQPTTGHPHPPPPPPPPSQPVMQAAPPPQGYMQPPPPQQIQVSYYPPGQYPSSGQQYRVPQPMSHQVSYPTQRTQPMPQPAQQSGLQTMMPSQQPSYQGMMGVQQPQNPGLLNSQRAGMGGQMQSIMVQYPQMPSYQVPVGNENQQVVQQQYQQQVMVPVSQSVQGPMPVYYSVITPTQQNSTSPSVGYLQPPSSEQYQITQSPSPCNPPQLQQQYSGVPPPGPGVMVMQLSVPNGPQPSQNPPLVQWNPCKYYSIEQRASKPGELYKPDNTPQASTQLTSPLASPTQSPTPSPSGSVNSVCPGLGPLPLISQFPRPGGPAQGDGRYSLLGQPLQYSLCPPHLMHGQSSYSSHQGQGVMKHGARGKKQTLKAASTDLGTTDVVVSRVLEVTDLPEGITRPEAEKLFNQLSLCGAKIQWLKEPQGGRGGAGGCGPCPGAGPSGPGATAGPGASMGAGGAKGDGNDPAHLYTVVAVFPNTMAAQSASFKLNNSGASLFKLRAAKKNYDLRVLERASSQ, encoded by the exons ATGTCAGTGAGCCTGACAACGGACAtccagcaggagggagagagtggGCCACTTATTGAGCCCTGCAGTCGAGGCAAGACCTCCCCTCAACCACAGGGCACCAAAGAAGGAACTGGAGAGAGCCTGGAGCCGGATGATAGCTCTCCACAGGATGCACAG AAGCGGGCTCCTAACCACAGCCATGGAAGGAAAAGGGCCAAG TCTAATGCCAAACTGAAGCTGGTACGAAGTCTtgcagtgtgtgaagagtcCTCCGGTCCGTTTTCCAATGATGGACCACCAGAATCG GATATCATCCAGCTTCACATCAGCTGTCCATCTgacaaagaggaggagaagtCCTCGAAGGACGAGTATGAAaatgaagaggagaagaaggacAAGACTCCCCGAAAGATGCTGTCACGTG actCCAGTCAGGAATATACTGACTCCACAGGCATCGACGTTCACGAGTTTCTGGTCAACACACTGAAAAACAATCCCAG GGATCGAATGATGCTGCTTAAACTGGAACAAGATATCCTGGAGTTCATTAATGACGACAA TAACCAGTATAAGAAGTTTCCACAAATGACTTCTTATCATCGTATGCTGCTGCACCGTGTGGCTGCCTACTTTGGCATGGACCATAATGTGGATCAGACGGGAAAGGCTGTCATCATCAACAAGACGGGCAACACACGCAT CCCAGAACAAAGGTTCTCTGAACACATCAAGGATGAACGCAACATGGACTTCCAGAAGAAGTTCATCCTTAAGAGAGATGATGCTAGCATGGACAAAGATGATAATCAG ATCCGCGTGCCGCTGCAGGACGGGCGGCGTAGCAAGTCCATTGAAGAGCGAGAGGAAGAATATCAGCGGGTACGAGACCGGATCTTTGCCCGAGAA GTGTCCTTTTTTTTACAGTCTTCTCAAAATGGATACATCAATGACAACAG AAACCGCGAGAGCTCCAGCCGGGCATCAAGCAGCCGTCAAAGCAGCACGGACAGTGACATGAAGTGCCTGGAGCCAAGGCCTTGGAGCAGCACCGACTCAGACAGCTCTAACCGCACTCTCCGGCCACCCGTCACTAAGGCCAGCAGCTTCTCTGGTATCTCCATCCTTACCAGGGGGGATAGCCTTGGCAGCAACAAAGGCTCGCAAGGGAGCTGCAAAGGCTCTCGCTCTG GCCTTCCCCTAGTCAGCCCTGATGTATGTCCTCCACCTGCAGCCTCCCAGTCCAGCCGTAGTCTGCTACCCTGCCCATCTCAACAGCCACAGCAGCCACAGCCCCAGGCTCCACCTCAGACTGCCCTGCTGCCCACACCGCCTCAGCACCCTATGAGCAACCACATGATTGCTCAG CCGGTGGCGTCTCTGCAGCCCTCTCAGCCTGTCTCCTACTCCAGCCCTTCCTGCCCCCAGGTTCTCCTGCCAGTTTCTCCTCCCCAGCAGTACACAATG GGAGAAGAGCTGGCACCCCAGTTCACACAGATGACACTGAGTCGGCAGGGCTCCAGTGAGAACCCCGAGCCTCCCCCGATGTATCAGGCTACTCCTCCAGTGCTGCCGCAGCACCCCCCACCTCAGACCGGCTACATTATGGCTACTACGGGTCAACCTTTGCCACCTCCGTCTGGTTACCAGCCCACCACTGGACACCCCCATCCTCCACCTCCACCGCCTCCTCCATCCCAGCCTGTCATGCAGGCCGCACCACCTCCACAAGGCTACATGCAGCCCCCTCCACCTCAGCAG ATACAAGTCTCATACTACCCTCCTGGTCAGTATCCAAGCTCAGGCCAGCAGTACCGTGTGCCCCAGCCAATGTCCCACCAGGTGTCTTACCCAACCCAACGCACACAACCCATGCCTCAGCCAGCACAGCAGTCAG GTCTTCAGACCATGATGCCCAGCCAGCAGCCGAGTTACCAGGGCATGATGGGTGTGCAACAACCCCAAAATCCTGGACTGCTCAATTCACAGAGAGCAGGAATGGGAGGACAAATGCAGAGTATAATGGTTCAGTACCCACAGATGCCATCATATCAG GTACCTGTGGGTAATGAAAATCAGCAGGTGGTGCAGCAGCAGTACCAGCAGCAGGTCATGGTTCCAGTCAGCCAGTCTGTCCAGGGGCCCATGCCTGTTTACTACAGTGTTATCACACCCACACAGCAGAATAGCACAAG TCCATCAGTAGGTTACCTGCAGCCCCCCAGCTCTGAGCAGTATCAGATAACACAGTCACCATCCCCCTGCAACCCTCCACAGTTGCAGCAGCAATATTCAG GAGTACCACCTCCTGGGCCTGGGGTGATGGTCATGCAGCTCAGTGTCCCCAATGGACCGCAGCCTTCCCAGAACCCCCCTCTTGTCCAGTGGAACCCTTGCAAGTACTACAGCATAGAGCAAAGGGCAAGCAAGCCAGGCGAGCTCTACAAACCTGACAACACTCCACAG GCCAGTACTCAACTGACGAGTCCCCTGGCCTCTCCCACTCAGTCTCCCACCCCGTCACCTTCTGGCAGCGTCAACAGTGTCTGTCCAGGCCTGGGACCATTACCCCTCATTTCCCAGTTTCCTCGGCCAGGAGGGCCAGCTCAAG GTGATGGTCGCTACTCTCTTTTGGGGCAGCCCCTCCAGTATAGTCTGTGTCCCCCACACCTCATGCACGGTCAGTCCTCCTACAGCTCTCATCAG GGCCAAGGAGTAATGAAACACGGAGCAcgagggaaaaaacaaacactcaaaGCTGCATCAACAGATCTTGGTACCACTGATGTAG TGGTGAGTCGAGTACTCGAGGTGACAGACCTGCCGGAGGGGATCACACGTCCAGAGGCTGAAAAGCTCTTCAACCAGCTGTCGCTGTGCGGTGCCAAGATCCAGTGGCTGAAGGAGCCCCAAGGAGGCCGAGGAGGAGCAGGGGGCTGCGGCCCCTGTCCTGGTGCTGGGCCTTCAGGGCCAGGAGCAACAGCAGGCCCCGGAGCTAGCATGGGAGCTGGGGGAGCGAAGGGCGACGGAAACGACCCAGCTCACCTCTACACAGTAGTGGCAGTGTTCCCCAACACCATGGCTGCCCAGAGTGCTTCCTTCAAACTTAACAACAGTGGGGCCAGCCTCTTCAAACTGAGGGCCGCCAAAAAGAACTATGACCTGCGCGTGCTGGAGAGAGCCAGTTCTcagtga
- the r3hdm2 gene encoding R3H domain-containing protein 2 isoform X2 encodes MSVSLTTDIQQEGESGPLIEPCSRGKTSPQPQGTKEGTGESLEPDDSSPQDAQKRAPNHSHGRKRAKSNAKLKLVRSLAVCEESSGPFSNDGPPESDIIQLHISCPSDKEEEKSSKDEYENEEEKKDKTPRKMLSRDSSQEYTDSTGIDVHEFLVNTLKNNPRDRMMLLKLEQDILEFINDDNNQYKKFPQMTSYHRMLLHRVAAYFGMDHNVDQTGKAVIINKTGNTRIPEQRFSEHIKDERNMDFQKKFILKRDDASMDKDDNQIRVPLQDGRRSKSIEEREEEYQRVRDRIFARESSQNGYINDNRLSTEGYCSSSQKRRQIFRNRESSSRASSSRQSSTDSDMKCLEPRPWSSTDSDSSNRTLRPPVTKASSFSGISILTRGDSLGSNKGSQGSCKGSRSGKVWRKVEKKHLGLPLVSPDVCPPPAASQSSRSLLPCPSQQPQQPQPQAPPQTALLPTPPQHPMSNHMIAQPVASLQPSQPVSYSSPSCPQVLLPVSPPQQYTMGEELAPQFTQMTLSRQGSSENPEPPPMYQATPPVLPQHPPPQTGYIMATTGQPLPPPSGYQPTTGHPHPPPPPPPPSQPVMQAAPPPQGYMQPPPPQQIQVSYYPPGQYPSSGQQYRVPQPMSHQVSYPTQRTQPMPQPAQQSGLQTMMPSQQPSYQGMMGVQQPQNPGLLNSQRAGMGGQMQSIMVQYPQMPSYQVPVGNENQQVVQQQYQQQVMVPVSQSVQGPMPVYYSVITPTQQNSTSPSVGYLQPPSSEQYQITQSPSPCNPPQLQQQYSGVPPPGPGVMVMQLSVPNGPQPSQNPPLVQWNPCKYYSIEQRASKPGELYKPDNTPQASTQLTSPLASPTQSPTPSPSGSVNSVCPGLGPLPLISQFPRPGGPAQGDGRYSLLGQPLQYSLCPPHLMHGQSSYSSHQGQGVMKHGARGKKQTLKAASTDLGTTDVVVSRVLEVTDLPEGITRPEAEKLFNQLSLCGAKIQWLKEPQGGRGGAGGCGPCPGAGPSGPGATAGPGASMGAGGAKGDGNDPAHLYTVVAVFPNTMAAQSASFKLNNSGASLFKLRAAKKNYDLRVLERASSQ; translated from the exons ATGTCAGTGAGCCTGACAACGGACAtccagcaggagggagagagtggGCCACTTATTGAGCCCTGCAGTCGAGGCAAGACCTCCCCTCAACCACAGGGCACCAAAGAAGGAACTGGAGAGAGCCTGGAGCCGGATGATAGCTCTCCACAGGATGCACAG AAGCGGGCTCCTAACCACAGCCATGGAAGGAAAAGGGCCAAG TCTAATGCCAAACTGAAGCTGGTACGAAGTCTtgcagtgtgtgaagagtcCTCCGGTCCGTTTTCCAATGATGGACCACCAGAATCG GATATCATCCAGCTTCACATCAGCTGTCCATCTgacaaagaggaggagaagtCCTCGAAGGACGAGTATGAAaatgaagaggagaagaaggacAAGACTCCCCGAAAGATGCTGTCACGTG actCCAGTCAGGAATATACTGACTCCACAGGCATCGACGTTCACGAGTTTCTGGTCAACACACTGAAAAACAATCCCAG GGATCGAATGATGCTGCTTAAACTGGAACAAGATATCCTGGAGTTCATTAATGACGACAA TAACCAGTATAAGAAGTTTCCACAAATGACTTCTTATCATCGTATGCTGCTGCACCGTGTGGCTGCCTACTTTGGCATGGACCATAATGTGGATCAGACGGGAAAGGCTGTCATCATCAACAAGACGGGCAACACACGCAT CCCAGAACAAAGGTTCTCTGAACACATCAAGGATGAACGCAACATGGACTTCCAGAAGAAGTTCATCCTTAAGAGAGATGATGCTAGCATGGACAAAGATGATAATCAG ATCCGCGTGCCGCTGCAGGACGGGCGGCGTAGCAAGTCCATTGAAGAGCGAGAGGAAGAATATCAGCGGGTACGAGACCGGATCTTTGCCCGAGAA TCTTCTCAAAATGGATACATCAATGACAACAG ACTTTCCACTGAGGGCTACTGCTCTAGCTCTCAAAAGAGGAGGCAGATCTTTAG AAACCGCGAGAGCTCCAGCCGGGCATCAAGCAGCCGTCAAAGCAGCACGGACAGTGACATGAAGTGCCTGGAGCCAAGGCCTTGGAGCAGCACCGACTCAGACAGCTCTAACCGCACTCTCCGGCCACCCGTCACTAAGGCCAGCAGCTTCTCTGGTATCTCCATCCTTACCAGGGGGGATAGCCTTGGCAGCAACAAAGGCTCGCAAGGGAGCTGCAAAGGCTCTCGCTCTGGTAAGGTTTGGAGAAAAGTGGAGAAGAAGCATTTAG GCCTTCCCCTAGTCAGCCCTGATGTATGTCCTCCACCTGCAGCCTCCCAGTCCAGCCGTAGTCTGCTACCCTGCCCATCTCAACAGCCACAGCAGCCACAGCCCCAGGCTCCACCTCAGACTGCCCTGCTGCCCACACCGCCTCAGCACCCTATGAGCAACCACATGATTGCTCAG CCGGTGGCGTCTCTGCAGCCCTCTCAGCCTGTCTCCTACTCCAGCCCTTCCTGCCCCCAGGTTCTCCTGCCAGTTTCTCCTCCCCAGCAGTACACAATG GGAGAAGAGCTGGCACCCCAGTTCACACAGATGACACTGAGTCGGCAGGGCTCCAGTGAGAACCCCGAGCCTCCCCCGATGTATCAGGCTACTCCTCCAGTGCTGCCGCAGCACCCCCCACCTCAGACCGGCTACATTATGGCTACTACGGGTCAACCTTTGCCACCTCCGTCTGGTTACCAGCCCACCACTGGACACCCCCATCCTCCACCTCCACCGCCTCCTCCATCCCAGCCTGTCATGCAGGCCGCACCACCTCCACAAGGCTACATGCAGCCCCCTCCACCTCAGCAG ATACAAGTCTCATACTACCCTCCTGGTCAGTATCCAAGCTCAGGCCAGCAGTACCGTGTGCCCCAGCCAATGTCCCACCAGGTGTCTTACCCAACCCAACGCACACAACCCATGCCTCAGCCAGCACAGCAGTCAG GTCTTCAGACCATGATGCCCAGCCAGCAGCCGAGTTACCAGGGCATGATGGGTGTGCAACAACCCCAAAATCCTGGACTGCTCAATTCACAGAGAGCAGGAATGGGAGGACAAATGCAGAGTATAATGGTTCAGTACCCACAGATGCCATCATATCAG GTACCTGTGGGTAATGAAAATCAGCAGGTGGTGCAGCAGCAGTACCAGCAGCAGGTCATGGTTCCAGTCAGCCAGTCTGTCCAGGGGCCCATGCCTGTTTACTACAGTGTTATCACACCCACACAGCAGAATAGCACAAG TCCATCAGTAGGTTACCTGCAGCCCCCCAGCTCTGAGCAGTATCAGATAACACAGTCACCATCCCCCTGCAACCCTCCACAGTTGCAGCAGCAATATTCAG GAGTACCACCTCCTGGGCCTGGGGTGATGGTCATGCAGCTCAGTGTCCCCAATGGACCGCAGCCTTCCCAGAACCCCCCTCTTGTCCAGTGGAACCCTTGCAAGTACTACAGCATAGAGCAAAGGGCAAGCAAGCCAGGCGAGCTCTACAAACCTGACAACACTCCACAG GCCAGTACTCAACTGACGAGTCCCCTGGCCTCTCCCACTCAGTCTCCCACCCCGTCACCTTCTGGCAGCGTCAACAGTGTCTGTCCAGGCCTGGGACCATTACCCCTCATTTCCCAGTTTCCTCGGCCAGGAGGGCCAGCTCAAG GTGATGGTCGCTACTCTCTTTTGGGGCAGCCCCTCCAGTATAGTCTGTGTCCCCCACACCTCATGCACGGTCAGTCCTCCTACAGCTCTCATCAG GGCCAAGGAGTAATGAAACACGGAGCAcgagggaaaaaacaaacactcaaaGCTGCATCAACAGATCTTGGTACCACTGATGTAG TGGTGAGTCGAGTACTCGAGGTGACAGACCTGCCGGAGGGGATCACACGTCCAGAGGCTGAAAAGCTCTTCAACCAGCTGTCGCTGTGCGGTGCCAAGATCCAGTGGCTGAAGGAGCCCCAAGGAGGCCGAGGAGGAGCAGGGGGCTGCGGCCCCTGTCCTGGTGCTGGGCCTTCAGGGCCAGGAGCAACAGCAGGCCCCGGAGCTAGCATGGGAGCTGGGGGAGCGAAGGGCGACGGAAACGACCCAGCTCACCTCTACACAGTAGTGGCAGTGTTCCCCAACACCATGGCTGCCCAGAGTGCTTCCTTCAAACTTAACAACAGTGGGGCCAGCCTCTTCAAACTGAGGGCCGCCAAAAAGAACTATGACCTGCGCGTGCTGGAGAGAGCCAGTTCTcagtga